One genomic segment of Catalinimonas alkaloidigena includes these proteins:
- a CDS encoding HlyD family secretion protein, whose translation MTVFPEPVTELSEPSEYLQEVLATPPRWIFRWGQVGVFVLVIVLLILAWFIRYPDRISGKLVITTANPPIGIIAQTDGYIMDLLVTDHDTVEAGEILAIIQNPARYEDVVRIEKTLRQLNPRNLIWTLADSLVFPTYQLGNMQQYYSQLQSAWSAYEQYQKLNPHYQESLSLERQLVQYQQLIVQKQTEHKLLNRKSDLVEKDFLRNKQLYATQSIAEKALEISEREWIDAKYAAQEIASELTQIQLNMSQLIQKQQQLALKQDQTQVQLHSTLHSALDNQIAALSQWEELYVLKAPLSGQVSLFDVENANQYVHIQDTVMRIVPDNNQPVLGRLLVPIQNFGKVKVGQKVQVYLDNYPFEEYGTLPATVEDISDLPQHGYYRVIISFPEGLKTHYGNQIPAQHHLQGRAEIITEERRLLERLFDMLKAKALIESAL comes from the coding sequence ATGACGGTCTTTCCTGAACCTGTTACTGAGCTTAGTGAGCCTTCTGAATATTTGCAAGAAGTGCTTGCCACTCCACCACGCTGGATATTCCGATGGGGGCAGGTAGGTGTATTTGTGCTGGTGATAGTTCTGCTGATATTGGCATGGTTCATTCGTTATCCTGATCGCATTTCCGGGAAACTTGTCATTACCACTGCCAATCCCCCCATCGGGATCATTGCCCAAACAGATGGGTATATTATGGACTTACTCGTGACAGACCATGACACTGTTGAGGCAGGAGAAATTCTGGCTATTATTCAAAACCCGGCCCGTTATGAAGATGTAGTTCGAATAGAGAAGACTTTGCGACAACTCAATCCCCGCAATCTTATTTGGACTTTAGCTGATTCATTGGTATTTCCTACATATCAACTTGGTAATATGCAGCAGTATTACAGCCAATTGCAGTCTGCCTGGTCAGCCTATGAGCAATATCAAAAACTTAACCCTCACTACCAGGAAAGTTTATCTTTGGAACGCCAGTTAGTTCAGTATCAACAACTAATTGTTCAAAAGCAGACGGAACATAAGTTACTCAATCGTAAATCCGATTTGGTTGAGAAGGACTTTCTTCGTAACAAACAGCTTTATGCAACTCAGTCCATTGCCGAAAAAGCTTTAGAGATAAGTGAACGGGAATGGATAGATGCAAAATACGCTGCCCAAGAAATTGCCAGTGAGCTTACTCAAATTCAATTGAATATGAGTCAATTGATACAAAAGCAGCAGCAATTAGCGCTTAAGCAGGATCAGACCCAAGTACAGTTACATAGCACATTACATAGCGCTTTAGACAACCAGATTGCAGCTCTTTCTCAATGGGAAGAACTATATGTATTGAAAGCTCCACTATCGGGTCAGGTGTCACTTTTTGATGTTGAAAACGCAAATCAATATGTGCATATCCAGGATACGGTGATGCGAATAGTGCCTGATAATAATCAGCCAGTGTTGGGTCGTTTGTTGGTTCCTATACAGAATTTTGGTAAGGTAAAGGTCGGGCAAAAAGTACAGGTCTATCTGGACAATTATCCTTTTGAAGAATATGGAACACTCCCTGCTACAGTAGAAGATATTTCTGATTTGCCCCAGCATGGATACTATCGTGTCATTATTAGCTTTCCTGAAGGGCTGAAAACACATTATGGAAATCAGATTCCCGCCCAGCATCATTTACAGGGCAGGGCTGAAATTATTACTGAAGAACGTAGGTTGCTAGAGCGTCTATTTGATATGCTGAAAGCCAAAGCTCTTATTGAAAGTGCGCTCTAA
- a CDS encoding peptidase domain-containing ABC transporter, whose amino-acid sequence MIDRFTAYRQLDFMDCGPTCLRMVARHYGKHYSLEELREKTFTSNQGTSLLNLSQAAEQLGFRTEAVVTDMETLSKDVVFPCIAHWKDQHYIVIYRITSKHVYVADPAAGKLRYRKKEFLQGWQSVEEKSGILLLLEPTPNFQQQLTHGVNTRTGWHFLAPFFRPYKRYLYQLLLSVLVISILQFIFPFLAQSLVDEGIRHQNLQFVYIILIAQLVLFVSQTVGEVVRSYLLLYVGNRVSISLLSSFLQKLMQLPHPFFEKKNLGDLFQRIIDNERIENFLTAQSLTVLFSLLTVGIFSIILAFYSIFIFLVFLFGASLYIGWILLLSKRRAMLEYQRFDVSAEHQSQLQDLLYGMPEIRLNGSQQRRRWRWEAVRIKQHQVTVQTLSVDQLQTRGGAFIHELKNIGISFLSAFLVIKGEMTLGMLIAVQYILGQLNAPLLGLIGFMQSAQDAKLSLARLNEVFQKPSEHTGPDILLNTEDNHTIHLDKVTFRYEGPDSAAVLQNISCSIPQGQVTAIVGTSGSGKTTLLKLLLKFYEPTEGNIYAGNNSLDKLPATTWLSQCGVVMQDGYIFDDTILANITESDSRNPLDKSRLAHAVHIAHLESFIQSLPNGYHTHIGQNGMGLSGGQRQRILIARAIYKDPKYLFFDEATSALDAETESFIVNNLENFFQDRTVVIVAHRLSTVKHADKILVLEEGRVVEQGTHSELARLQGYYYNLVKNQLELGA is encoded by the coding sequence ATGATAGATCGTTTTACAGCTTACCGTCAGCTTGATTTTATGGACTGTGGCCCGACTTGTCTGCGCATGGTCGCCCGACATTATGGGAAGCATTATTCATTGGAAGAATTACGGGAGAAAACATTTACTTCTAATCAGGGAACCTCTCTACTAAACCTTTCACAAGCAGCTGAGCAGCTTGGTTTTCGTACCGAAGCGGTAGTGACCGACATGGAAACCCTGAGTAAAGATGTAGTATTTCCCTGCATTGCGCATTGGAAAGATCAGCACTACATCGTGATTTACCGGATTACCTCCAAACATGTTTATGTCGCTGATCCGGCAGCCGGTAAACTGCGTTATCGCAAGAAAGAATTCCTGCAAGGTTGGCAATCAGTAGAGGAAAAGTCCGGAATCTTATTGCTACTGGAACCTACCCCTAACTTTCAACAACAACTGACACACGGGGTAAACACTCGTACAGGTTGGCATTTCTTAGCACCTTTCTTTCGCCCATACAAGCGTTATTTATACCAATTACTTCTGAGTGTGCTGGTGATCAGTATCCTTCAGTTTATTTTTCCTTTCCTTGCCCAATCATTGGTAGACGAGGGGATTCGTCATCAAAATTTACAATTTGTTTATATCATCCTGATTGCTCAATTGGTTTTGTTTGTATCACAAACTGTAGGGGAGGTTGTCCGTAGTTATCTGCTACTATATGTGGGCAACCGGGTGAGTATATCGCTGCTTTCCAGCTTCTTGCAAAAGTTGATGCAGTTACCGCATCCTTTTTTTGAGAAAAAGAATTTGGGTGATTTGTTTCAACGCATTATAGATAATGAACGCATTGAAAACTTTCTTACAGCACAGTCCCTCACGGTGCTGTTCTCCCTACTTACGGTTGGCATTTTTAGTATTATCCTAGCTTTCTACAGTATTTTCATTTTTTTGGTGTTTTTGTTTGGGGCATCGCTCTACATAGGCTGGATTCTGCTACTATCCAAACGGCGGGCTATGCTCGAGTACCAGCGTTTTGATGTATCAGCAGAACACCAAAGCCAGCTACAGGATTTACTATATGGTATGCCGGAAATCAGGCTTAATGGCTCCCAGCAAAGGCGGCGCTGGCGTTGGGAAGCGGTGCGTATCAAACAGCATCAGGTTACTGTCCAAACCCTTTCGGTAGACCAACTTCAAACCCGTGGCGGGGCCTTCATCCACGAACTCAAAAACATTGGCATTTCTTTCCTTTCGGCTTTTCTTGTAATTAAAGGAGAGATGACTTTAGGGATGTTAATAGCAGTACAATACATACTGGGACAGCTCAATGCCCCTTTGTTGGGATTGATTGGATTTATGCAGTCTGCGCAAGATGCCAAACTTAGTCTGGCCAGGTTGAACGAAGTATTTCAAAAACCCAGTGAGCATACAGGACCTGATATCTTGCTGAATACTGAAGACAATCATACAATTCACCTGGATAAAGTCACTTTCCGCTATGAAGGCCCTGACTCAGCTGCCGTGCTACAAAATATAAGCTGTTCTATTCCTCAAGGGCAAGTGACGGCTATAGTAGGCACAAGTGGCAGCGGAAAAACTACCTTATTGAAGCTGTTGCTCAAATTCTATGAGCCAACGGAAGGTAACATTTATGCAGGCAATAACTCATTGGATAAACTGCCTGCAACTACTTGGCTCTCCCAGTGCGGGGTGGTTATGCAGGATGGATATATCTTTGACGATACGATTCTTGCTAACATCACGGAATCGGACAGTAGAAATCCTTTGGATAAGTCTAGACTAGCCCATGCAGTGCATATTGCCCATCTGGAATCTTTTATCCAATCATTACCCAACGGTTACCATACACATATTGGTCAAAACGGGATGGGGCTTTCAGGTGGACAGCGCCAACGTATACTGATAGCAAGGGCAATCTATAAAGATCCCAAATACTTGTTTTTTGATGAGGCCACCAGTGCCCTGGATGCCGAAACCGAAAGCTTTATTGTCAATAACCTGGAAAACTTCTTCCAGGACAGAACAGTTGTTATTGTAGCCCATCGCCTCAGCACAGTCAAACATGCTGACAAGATTTTGGTACTGGAAGAGGGAAGAGTCGTAGAACAAGGCACTCATTCAGAACTTGCCCGTCTCCAGGGGTACTATTACAACTTAGTCAAAAACCAATTAGAGCTAGGCGCATGA
- a CDS encoding sensor histidine kinase, with amino-acid sequence MKLNIQNDKSGILLSLSKTEKITHLVSWIGFLIVMLISSMIIEDKPIWLVLPVNLFLELLYALFFYLLIFHIYSLWYTNKLGFYFRAFVTTAFFTFLFFSYDYWLEPWSGFDTTYSFSDSLVGAVLSAFIFIVVSIAVFAYKYSIAKIRYLSQKEVQLACSRQQLTQRELELTKLELHSYRNIFNTHLTFNTLSHIHAKVAEDQSVAIPLLLLSENLRYNLKTKGHQLVSLSEEIHYIQDYFELYHHIFPGLQVSFTVEGDTQSIAVLPRVFLNYVENALKHGKRNDQNHPIKVRFWVDDKVRFSVSNAKKLNYTGVSTGVGLENTYQILKAYYGEEFTLDIQDQDSSFEVKLSLPKVAYHGDLQYYSPLSINKASSI; translated from the coding sequence TTGAAGCTAAATATTCAGAACGATAAGTCAGGCATTTTACTATCGTTAAGTAAAACTGAAAAAATTACCCATTTGGTCAGTTGGATAGGTTTTTTGATTGTGATGCTTATCTCTTCAATGATTATTGAAGATAAACCTATCTGGCTGGTGCTCCCTGTAAATCTATTTTTGGAATTACTCTACGCTCTCTTTTTCTATCTACTTATATTTCATATCTATTCCCTGTGGTATACTAACAAATTGGGGTTTTACTTCCGGGCATTTGTTACCACTGCTTTTTTTACTTTTTTATTCTTTAGTTATGATTACTGGCTTGAGCCATGGTCGGGATTTGATACGACGTATTCCTTTTCGGATAGCCTCGTAGGCGCTGTGCTCAGTGCTTTTATCTTCATCGTTGTATCAATAGCCGTTTTTGCGTATAAATATAGTATAGCAAAGATACGTTACCTGAGCCAAAAAGAAGTTCAACTGGCCTGTAGCAGACAACAGCTTACACAAAGGGAGTTGGAACTCACCAAACTGGAACTACATTCCTACCGCAACATCTTCAATACACACCTTACCTTTAATACGCTTTCACATATCCATGCCAAAGTAGCAGAAGACCAATCAGTGGCCATACCGCTTTTATTGCTATCGGAAAACCTACGCTATAACCTAAAGACCAAAGGCCACCAGTTGGTCAGCCTCTCAGAAGAGATCCACTATATCCAGGACTATTTTGAATTGTATCACCATATTTTCCCGGGCTTACAAGTGAGCTTCACTGTTGAAGGGGATACACAGTCTATTGCGGTACTTCCCAGGGTATTTTTGAATTACGTGGAGAATGCCTTGAAACACGGAAAACGTAATGACCAAAACCATCCTATCAAAGTGAGATTCTGGGTGGATGATAAAGTACGGTTTAGTGTAAGCAACGCCAAGAAACTGAACTATACTGGTGTGAGTACCGGAGTAGGCTTAGAAAATACGTATCAGATACTGAAAGCTTACTATGGAGAAGAATTCACTTTGGATATACAAGATCAAGATTCATCCTTTGAAGTAAAGCTAAGTTTGCCCAAAGTCGCCTACCACGGTGATTTACAATACTATAGTCCTTTAAGTATCAATAAAGCATCATCCATTTAA
- a CDS encoding prolyl oligopeptidase family serine peptidase: protein MRFLITLHTFSLCLLLLHAKAQPTPDSLGAVTEVKFGIQLHDPYRGMEEMEDPLVKQWMNWKNNQSKQTLSNITGYKELHSEIEKLMTSSDVRAQVPKVNQDYIYILQFVSSSNSNQIVRYQNPLKEGEVVFSTQEINRRDSATYGIYSFYPSPDNRYLALQMDKDGNDWMEIYLFDMKEQRITDRIDATMSFFPSWIDNNSLFYTQINITDDPNEFFSNIKVKYHLLGTDQSEDKIMLSQETNSKIDYQAGDFPSFTVLPGREYVQCAIARGVSPYPKSYLAPLKQVLKDSESPGWQLVYDFDDHIAQDAADNEYFYMLNDKVGEILKAPLAGPTKRSVVLSSQSEGYLQDMKVTSKTVYAEIVQNGISSLWDVNNDQLIPTPFKGNIDLHESGSSAISDGEHLLFSLTNWSHGYGIYYYDPQKNKVVRTNMRPAGPYDIPENLMVEEVEVIAKDDDKVPLSIIYDKSIVKDGNNPTIIEVYGAYGTSLEPYFSVEMLSWYERGGILAVAHVRGGGEKGPDWHKAGMKGKKPNSWNDLISSAQYLIDQRFTGPEKLGVMGGSAGGITVGRAITEQPGLFAAAVLEFPLLNTIRIDQQAGGYVQSEEFGSPEDSIEFGYLYEMDVYHHIQEGADYPALLFTAGKNDQRTLAWEPAKVAAKFETRRGNNHPTLFRLYEGGHGSSSTEESVEMLTDKFSFFSWQLDNHDTNKSSSASGQE, encoded by the coding sequence ATGAGGTTTTTAATTACGCTACACACTTTTTCACTATGCCTGTTGCTTTTGCATGCCAAAGCGCAACCAACACCGGATTCATTAGGCGCTGTTACTGAAGTTAAGTTTGGTATTCAATTGCATGATCCTTACCGGGGGATGGAGGAAATGGAAGATCCATTGGTAAAGCAATGGATGAACTGGAAAAACAATCAATCCAAGCAAACACTTTCTAATATCACTGGGTACAAAGAGCTACATAGCGAGATTGAGAAATTAATGACCTCCTCGGATGTGCGTGCCCAGGTGCCCAAAGTAAACCAGGATTATATTTATATACTGCAGTTCGTATCCTCAAGTAACAGTAATCAGATTGTCCGCTATCAAAATCCTTTAAAGGAAGGAGAGGTCGTTTTTTCTACCCAGGAAATCAACCGTCGGGACAGCGCAACTTATGGAATTTATTCTTTCTATCCTTCACCGGATAATCGTTACCTGGCCCTTCAGATGGATAAAGATGGAAACGACTGGATGGAAATTTATTTGTTTGACATGAAGGAACAGCGCATTACTGACCGGATTGATGCTACCATGTCTTTTTTTCCAAGCTGGATTGATAACAACAGCCTGTTTTATACCCAAATCAATATCACTGATGACCCCAATGAGTTTTTCAGCAATATTAAAGTAAAGTATCACCTACTTGGCACCGATCAGTCTGAAGATAAGATTATGCTATCCCAGGAGACCAACTCTAAAATTGATTATCAGGCGGGCGATTTTCCTTCCTTTACCGTATTACCCGGTAGAGAATATGTACAGTGTGCCATTGCCCGAGGCGTTTCTCCTTACCCGAAATCATATCTTGCCCCCTTGAAACAAGTACTGAAGGATAGTGAGTCACCTGGCTGGCAATTAGTGTATGATTTTGATGACCATATTGCCCAGGATGCAGCTGACAACGAGTATTTCTATATGTTGAATGATAAGGTAGGTGAAATCCTGAAAGCTCCCTTGGCAGGGCCAACAAAAAGAAGTGTTGTACTTTCTTCCCAAAGTGAAGGCTATCTACAGGATATGAAAGTGACCAGCAAAACAGTTTATGCCGAAATTGTCCAGAATGGTATTTCTTCTTTATGGGATGTCAATAATGATCAACTGATACCCACACCGTTCAAGGGAAATATAGACCTACACGAATCCGGCTCAAGTGCTATCAGCGATGGAGAACATCTTCTTTTTAGTCTTACAAATTGGTCACATGGCTACGGTATTTATTATTATGACCCTCAAAAAAACAAAGTGGTAAGGACCAATATGCGTCCTGCCGGACCCTATGACATTCCTGAAAACCTCATGGTGGAAGAAGTTGAAGTTATTGCCAAAGATGATGATAAAGTACCTTTATCTATTATTTATGATAAGTCTATTGTCAAAGACGGAAATAATCCCACAATCATAGAAGTGTATGGCGCTTATGGCACTTCATTAGAACCCTATTTTTCAGTAGAAATGCTCTCCTGGTACGAAAGGGGTGGCATTCTGGCAGTCGCCCATGTGAGAGGTGGTGGGGAAAAAGGCCCAGACTGGCACAAAGCTGGGATGAAGGGAAAAAAACCAAACTCCTGGAATGATTTAATTTCTTCTGCTCAGTACCTGATTGATCAGCGGTTTACCGGTCCTGAAAAATTAGGGGTGATGGGAGGAAGTGCCGGGGGCATTACCGTTGGCCGTGCCATCACTGAACAACCCGGGCTTTTTGCCGCAGCAGTCTTGGAGTTTCCATTGCTGAATACTATCCGGATTGACCAACAGGCGGGAGGATATGTGCAAAGCGAAGAATTTGGTTCACCAGAGGACTCTATTGAGTTTGGTTATCTTTATGAGATGGATGTGTACCATCATATTCAAGAAGGAGCAGATTATCCGGCGCTTTTGTTTACTGCGGGCAAGAACGATCAGCGTACTTTAGCCTGGGAACCAGCTAAGGTAGCCGCAAAATTTGAGACCCGACGGGGAAATAATCACCCTACCTTATTCAGGTTATACGAAGGTGGCCATGGAAGCAGTAGCACCGAAGAAAGTGTAGAAATGCTCACTGATAAGTTTTCTTTCTTTAGCTGGCAGTTAGATAATCATGATACCAACAAATCATCCAGTGCCTCAGGACAGGAATAA
- a CDS encoding LytR/AlgR family response regulator transcription factor: MERILRAIAVDDNPAALITIQSYAKKIDWLYLDQCFTEALPGVSYLKNHPVDVVLLDIEMDDISGLDFINIVKDKGISHPQFVIISAHEQYALKGFELNVVDYLHKPISYNRFVHALERVNDRLSLTRNQKEDNIPTSNNHGHPFSDYLFIHHHKKLIKILKDNITYIQSDGHYCYLYLTDQSRKHISYSLADMEKLLLESSFLRVHKSFLVNVRHIHEIDSRSEASNLLLDDGEEIPIGITYRPLVQQLCRNLSGF, encoded by the coding sequence ATGGAAAGAATATTACGTGCTATTGCAGTTGACGATAATCCTGCTGCACTCATAACGATTCAAAGCTACGCTAAAAAGATAGATTGGCTTTACCTGGATCAGTGCTTTACTGAGGCTTTACCGGGGGTTAGTTACCTGAAAAACCATCCGGTGGATGTGGTTTTACTGGATATAGAAATGGACGATATTTCCGGCTTAGACTTTATTAATATTGTCAAGGATAAGGGTATCAGTCATCCGCAATTTGTCATCATCTCAGCCCATGAGCAGTATGCCTTAAAAGGATTTGAACTCAATGTGGTCGATTATCTTCATAAACCAATTTCCTATAATCGCTTTGTGCATGCTTTGGAGCGGGTCAATGACCGCTTATCCCTTACCCGCAATCAAAAGGAGGATAATATTCCAACATCAAATAACCACGGACATCCCTTTTCGGATTATCTCTTTATTCATCATCACAAAAAGCTGATCAAAATACTTAAAGACAATATCACTTACATTCAATCCGATGGACACTATTGTTATCTGTACCTGACAGATCAATCACGCAAGCATATTTCCTATAGCTTAGCTGATATGGAAAAATTATTGTTAGAAAGTAGTTTCTTGAGGGTTCACAAAAGCTTTCTTGTCAACGTGAGGCATATTCACGAAATAGACTCCCGATCTGAAGCAAGCAATTTACTCTTAGACGATGGAGAGGAAATACCTATTGGTATTACCTACCGTCCCCTGGTACAACAGCTTTGTCGTAATCTTTCAGGCTTTTGA
- a CDS encoding LytR/AlgR family response regulator transcription factor codes for MICLVIDDNPSDRELLCARIDQTAGLSLIASFDLGLPALEFIQHNKQVYLIFLDIEMPDISGLYFLELLPPVHSHLIVFTSGHTSSAILGINLHDQVIGFLKKIYSYQEFFQVIQKARRLLPKKNVNNTLHNKLLENSTTVFIKTSFNRKERYERIDLNELLFIKSDRNYIHLVTDKNEYLVKNSLTDIEKQLFRKSFIRVHKSYLVNLARIRRVEVKQLIMDDGKTVPISETYRSNLIGRLSELSIEDK; via the coding sequence ATGATTTGTTTGGTCATTGATGATAATCCCTCTGACCGGGAATTACTATGCGCTCGTATTGATCAAACAGCAGGTTTATCATTGATAGCCTCGTTTGACCTTGGACTTCCTGCCCTGGAATTTATACAGCATAATAAACAAGTTTACCTCATTTTTCTGGACATTGAGATGCCAGACATTTCTGGCTTATATTTTTTGGAATTGTTACCCCCAGTGCATTCTCACCTTATTGTTTTTACTTCGGGGCATACAAGTTCTGCCATTTTGGGCATCAACCTACATGATCAAGTCATAGGCTTTTTAAAAAAAATCTATTCGTATCAAGAGTTCTTTCAAGTTATTCAGAAGGCACGTCGCCTACTACCGAAAAAAAATGTTAATAATACCCTCCATAATAAGCTATTGGAAAACAGTACCACAGTTTTTATCAAAACCAGCTTTAACCGTAAGGAACGATATGAGCGAATTGATCTGAATGAACTCCTATTCATCAAAAGTGACCGCAATTATATTCACCTGGTAACTGACAAAAATGAATATCTAGTGAAGAACTCACTCACTGATATTGAAAAGCAACTTTTTAGAAAAAGCTTTATCCGGGTTCATAAGTCATACCTTGTTAATCTTGCCCGTATCCGGCGAGTTGAGGTGAAACAACTTATCATGGATGATGGAAAGACAGTACCTATCAGCGAGACCTATCGGTCAAATTTAATCGGTAGACTCAGCGAATTATCTATTGAGGACAAGTAA
- a CDS encoding type IV secretory system conjugative DNA transfer family protein — MMSQHTTTLELLLLCFLFLLALMGAEYYLLIHANSLATEELHPLLQRVVQLLLFFGKGIRFISLLNYLSVVVLFLSPDPAQQKRKPLPFWITVAGSLVAVLSFVLLFKADNYPSFTIYWLYPSSLAGMLISVPVVLQSVYSRNSRRKEQYEHRKLESEDSIHLQTQRGWINVTNPFRGTLVIGSSGSGKSESIGNAFIHQFIQKGYCGVLYDFKFPTLATEVNTALYLYGKNTDLKYYIINFQDPKLSHRCNPLSPENIPTVAHAEEYARAIVNNLDTSTIKQRDFFSNSAIAWLSSLIWFFRCEHPQHCTLPHVINTALYKDYTHVISMLQTNTQSADMSRSIATAIENKAEKQIAGVIASLQIMVSKINSPEMVWTLTGDDLNMNINDPAHPKLLCLGSDPSLVDTFSPVISLIITVALKQMNLHGKHKSFVLLDEAPTLYIPKFEMIPATARSNKIASVYMAQDYAQMIDMYGKEKAEVIIANLSNQFYGKISSVQTAKAVSEMIGKEERLITNHSRGSSRGSKGGRNLSYNTSISQQERYIIKSQEIMQFQPGEFVGQTVESTMPYFWTRVKKSQVSNQHPIAPFASIEEKEKILLLNFRQIRKEAEQIIEQYPNLYH, encoded by the coding sequence ATGATGAGCCAGCATACCACAACTTTAGAATTGCTCCTGCTGTGCTTTCTTTTTCTACTTGCCCTGATGGGAGCCGAGTACTATCTGCTGATTCATGCTAATAGCTTAGCAACAGAAGAGCTGCATCCCCTGCTGCAAAGAGTGGTTCAGCTACTTCTGTTTTTTGGGAAAGGGATCAGGTTTATTTCTCTGCTGAACTACCTGAGCGTAGTAGTACTTTTTCTAAGCCCTGATCCAGCCCAACAGAAAAGAAAACCATTGCCTTTCTGGATAACTGTGGCAGGAAGCTTAGTAGCGGTATTATCTTTTGTGCTGCTCTTCAAAGCAGATAATTATCCATCATTTACCATTTACTGGCTCTATCCTTCTTCTTTAGCAGGAATGCTGATCAGTGTACCGGTGGTATTGCAAAGTGTCTATTCTAGGAATAGCAGAAGAAAAGAACAGTATGAGCATCGCAAACTAGAAAGTGAAGATAGCATCCACCTCCAAACCCAAAGAGGATGGATCAATGTTACTAATCCTTTTAGGGGAACCCTGGTGATAGGCTCCTCTGGATCTGGCAAGTCAGAGAGCATTGGTAATGCCTTCATTCATCAGTTCATACAAAAAGGATATTGCGGCGTTCTTTATGACTTCAAGTTTCCTACCCTGGCCACTGAAGTCAATACAGCCCTGTACCTGTATGGGAAAAACACTGACTTAAAGTACTACATCATCAACTTTCAAGATCCTAAGCTATCTCATCGCTGTAATCCTCTTTCACCTGAAAATATACCCACTGTGGCACATGCTGAAGAATATGCCCGGGCAATTGTCAACAACCTGGATACCAGCACCATCAAACAGAGAGACTTCTTTTCTAACTCTGCCATAGCCTGGCTTTCTTCTCTCATTTGGTTCTTTCGCTGTGAACATCCTCAACATTGTACCCTGCCTCATGTGATCAATACCGCACTTTATAAAGACTATACCCATGTCATTAGCATGTTGCAAACCAATACTCAAAGTGCAGATATGAGCCGCAGTATTGCCACTGCCATTGAAAACAAAGCGGAGAAACAGATAGCAGGCGTGATTGCATCATTACAAATCATGGTCAGCAAGATCAACAGTCCTGAAATGGTCTGGACCTTGACCGGTGATGATCTGAACATGAATATCAATGATCCTGCTCATCCCAAGCTCTTATGCTTGGGCTCTGATCCGAGTCTAGTGGATACCTTCAGTCCGGTAATATCTTTGATCATTACAGTAGCTCTAAAGCAGATGAACCTGCATGGAAAACACAAGAGCTTTGTTCTGTTGGACGAAGCACCCACACTCTACATCCCCAAATTTGAGATGATTCCGGCCACTGCCAGGAGTAATAAAATTGCCAGTGTCTACATGGCCCAGGACTACGCCCAGATGATTGATATGTATGGAAAAGAAAAAGCGGAAGTTATCATTGCCAACTTATCTAACCAGTTCTATGGAAAAATAAGCTCAGTACAAACGGCCAAAGCAGTTTCTGAGATGATAGGAAAGGAAGAAAGGCTCATCACCAACCATTCCAGGGGAAGCAGTAGAGGAAGTAAAGGTGGGCGAAATCTCTCTTACAACACTAGCATTTCTCAGCAGGAAAGGTATATCATCAAATCCCAGGAGATCATGCAATTCCAGCCAGGAGAGTTTGTGGGGCAGACTGTAGAATCTACCATGCCTTACTTCTGGACCAGGGTCAAGAAAAGCCAGGTAAGTAATCAACATCCAATCGCACCCTTTGCAAGCATTGAAGAGAAGGAAAAAATCTTGCTGCTCAATTTCCGACAGATCAGAAAGGAAGCTGAGCAGATCATTGAGCAATACCCAAATCTCTATCACTAA